A genomic region of Balneolaceae bacterium contains the following coding sequences:
- a CDS encoding alpha/beta hydrolase, protein MNNLLWGIAVISALYLGLALLVWAFQERLVYFPQRTLVATPADFGMPYRDVRFDAEDGISLHGWLVEGVDGPPSADRPGAGRTLLFFHGNAGNISGRLETARLFRNLGLDVLMVDYRGYGQSGGRPTEEGTYRDAQAAWDWLTGEEGVPADSVVVMGRSLGGAVAAWLASRVRPRALILESTFTSGVDLARHAYPVFPVNWMLRHRYPTAEHLRGLDIPKLFAHSREDRTVPWQLGRRLYEGAPQPKTFLEMEGGHNDAFRRTGQPYLEAIQQFLSELDN, encoded by the coding sequence ATGAACAATCTACTCTGGGGCATAGCGGTGATTTCGGCGCTCTACCTGGGACTGGCGCTGCTTGTCTGGGCCTTCCAGGAGCGGCTCGTCTACTTCCCTCAGCGCACCCTGGTGGCCACGCCCGCCGATTTCGGCATGCCCTACCGCGACGTGCGCTTCGACGCCGAAGACGGGATCAGCCTGCACGGCTGGTTGGTGGAGGGCGTCGACGGACCTCCCTCCGCCGACCGTCCGGGTGCCGGACGGACCCTGCTCTTCTTTCACGGCAACGCCGGCAACATTTCGGGCCGCCTCGAGACAGCCCGGCTCTTTCGCAATTTGGGACTGGACGTGCTCATGGTCGATTATCGGGGCTACGGGCAGAGCGGGGGACGTCCCACTGAGGAGGGCACCTACCGTGACGCCCAGGCGGCATGGGACTGGCTTACGGGCGAGGAGGGCGTGCCGGCCGATTCGGTCGTCGTTATGGGACGCTCCCTGGGCGGGGCGGTGGCCGCCTGGCTGGCCAGCCGGGTTCGTCCCCGCGCCCTCATCCTCGAATCCACCTTTACCTCCGGCGTGGACCTGGCGCGCCACGCCTACCCTGTCTTTCCCGTGAACTGGATGCTGCGCCACCGTTATCCCACGGCCGAACATTTACGTGGACTGGACATTCCCAAGCTCTTTGCCCACAGCCGCGAAGACCGCACGGTGCCCTGGCAGCTCGGGCGCCGGCTCTACGAGGGGGCCCCGCAGCCCAAAACCTTCCTGGAGATGGAAGGCGGACACAACGACGCCTTTCGACGCACCGGCCAGCCATACCTGGAAGCCATACAACAATTCCTGTCGGAACTGGACAATTAG
- a CDS encoding carbonic anhydrase, whose amino-acid sequence MPILPAEEAMQRLKDGNRRYVNGNPDPGVRAHHPELTTGQQPYAVVVGCADSRVPVETVFDAGAGDLFVIRVAGNVMDPSGIGSVEYAVQQLGTRLVVVMGHSGCGAVQATIDELRQPSENPSVNLVDIVKRIAPAVQPLMKGEAADDPDELSRRSVRANASRSAELLRNSPEVLKGRVVSGDLVVVGAIYSLETGEVEFFDVPG is encoded by the coding sequence ATGCCTATACTGCCCGCCGAGGAGGCCATGCAGCGCCTCAAAGATGGAAACCGCCGCTACGTCAACGGAAACCCGGATCCCGGTGTACGCGCCCACCATCCCGAACTCACAACGGGCCAGCAGCCCTACGCCGTAGTGGTGGGATGCGCCGATTCGCGCGTCCCGGTGGAGACGGTCTTCGACGCCGGGGCCGGCGACCTCTTCGTGATTCGCGTGGCTGGCAACGTAATGGACCCTTCCGGCATCGGCAGCGTGGAGTACGCTGTGCAGCAGCTGGGCACCCGACTGGTCGTGGTCATGGGACACAGTGGCTGCGGGGCCGTGCAGGCCACCATCGATGAGCTGAGGCAGCCAAGCGAGAATCCCTCGGTCAACCTGGTTGATATCGTCAAACGCATCGCCCCCGCCGTGCAGCCCTTGATGAAGGGCGAGGCGGCAGACGACCCTGATGAGCTCTCCCGCCGAAGCGTCCGTGCCAACGCCAGCCGCTCAGCCGAGCTACTGCGCAACTCGCCCGAAGTACTGAAAGGCCGGGTGGTGAGTGGAGATCTGGTGGTGGTGGGCGCCATCTACTCGCTGGAGACCGGGGAAGTGGAATTCTTCGACGTGCCGGGATGA
- a CDS encoding 2OG-Fe(II) oxygenase, which translates to MSKQDPEEQPADPAVFERIADTLVDHDYVVVGDLFNQDDLEGLRGELIRKLKADELEPAGIGNRDKHTKDETIRSNRIRWIEDHSPKYFERGYMGRIRELKAYLNRTCFSGISDFEFHYACFARHTLYKRHLDRFRSDDARKFSVVTYLNPDWEQAYGGQLVLYLPDTKLHIDPTWSKTVIFRSHIVEHEVLPAERDRMSITGWLK; encoded by the coding sequence ATGAGTAAACAGGACCCCGAAGAACAGCCAGCAGACCCCGCGGTGTTCGAGCGAATAGCGGACACGCTGGTGGACCATGACTATGTGGTGGTGGGCGACCTGTTCAACCAGGATGATCTGGAGGGGCTGCGCGGTGAGCTTATTCGCAAATTGAAGGCCGACGAGCTGGAGCCGGCTGGTATTGGCAACCGCGACAAGCACACGAAGGATGAAACCATTCGCAGCAACCGCATCCGCTGGATCGAGGACCACTCACCCAAATACTTCGAACGGGGTTATATGGGACGCATACGCGAGCTCAAGGCCTATCTTAACCGCACCTGTTTCAGCGGCATCAGCGATTTCGAGTTCCACTACGCCTGTTTCGCCCGTCATACCTTATACAAGCGGCACCTGGACCGTTTCCGGTCGGACGACGCCCGAAAATTTTCCGTGGTCACCTACCTCAATCCCGACTGGGAGCAGGCCTACGGGGGACAACTGGTGCTCTATCTGCCGGACACCAAACTGCACATCGATCCCACCTGGAGTAAAACCGTAATCTTTCGCAGCCACATTGTGGAGCACGAAGTGCTGCCGGCCGAAAGAGACCGCATGAGCATCACAGGCTGGCTTAAGTGA
- a CDS encoding helix-turn-helix transcriptional regulator has product MSITVHLDVMLAKRKMQLKELSEEVGVSSTNLSILKTDKAKGVRFSTLEAICEALDCQPGDLLKYEHD; this is encoded by the coding sequence ATGAGCATTACGGTACACCTCGACGTCATGCTGGCCAAACGAAAAATGCAACTGAAGGAGCTCTCCGAGGAGGTCGGGGTCTCCTCCACCAACCTCTCCATCCTGAAGACGGACAAGGCCAAAGGCGTCCGCTTCAGCACGCTGGAAGCCATCTGCGAAGCGCTGGACTGCCAGCCCGGGGACCTGCTAAAATACGAACATGACTGA
- a CDS encoding VOC family protein, with product MDKHEKINYLELPAGDLTATKAFFEEAFGWEFQDYGPDYTAFNDGVLDGGFFRAEQRSRQDEGGALVILYSRDLETTLQKVVRAGGTVIRDIFSFPGGRRFHFTEPSGNELAVWSDQGLEE from the coding sequence ATGGACAAGCACGAAAAGATCAACTATCTGGAACTTCCGGCGGGAGACCTCACGGCCACCAAGGCCTTCTTCGAGGAGGCCTTCGGGTGGGAATTCCAGGACTACGGCCCTGACTACACCGCCTTCAACGACGGCGTGCTGGACGGCGGCTTTTTCCGGGCCGAACAGCGGTCGCGACAGGATGAGGGTGGCGCCCTTGTCATCCTCTACAGCCGGGACCTGGAAACCACCCTGCAGAAGGTGGTACGCGCCGGCGGCACCGTGATCAGGGACATCTTCTCCTTTCCGGGGGGACGCCGTTTCCATTTCACGGAACCCAGCGGCAATGAGCTGGCGGTCTGGTCGGACCAGGGACTCGAGGAGTAG
- a CDS encoding histidine kinase dimerization/phosphoacceptor domain -containing protein, which yields MATEDKNVTVDKHLLTPHERERLQALQSYDILDTPEEPEFDALVKLASQICGTEISQINFVDRDRQWNKATNPPTPKEMPRGGSFCSYTILEDEWMVVENVSEDDRFQEFPFVKEDPQVRFYAGVNLKSEEGYNVGTICVLGFESKRLEDWQLESLKTLAREVEGRLELRRNQHELEEKNKELERKTTFLENSTDLVMMVDPTTYTISSVSGRVHETLSYPSEELHGMPLTDLAGDDKLREALDGWNPGKDGEFENEFQFLDKSGKAGWLRLHINEKKNKLYVTARDITRRKRQEQQIESSLEEKKILLAEIHHRVKNNLAIISGMLQLELYQTESEETQKIIGNSQMRIQSMAEVHELLYQTGDFSNVPLHTFVDKLVKNITRLYSTENREISVEVEVSDVKLNVNQAIPAAIIINELVTNACKHAFEDREHGQVKVTIRETGNRISLAVSDNGGGLPTDIDPASQESIGFSLVNELTRQLEAELEVEREDGTAFIISFPIRESKGSSSSLQLT from the coding sequence ATGGCCACTGAGGATAAAAATGTAACGGTTGACAAACACCTGCTGACACCACACGAACGCGAGCGGCTGCAAGCCCTGCAATCCTACGACATCCTCGATACCCCCGAGGAACCTGAGTTTGACGCCCTGGTCAAGCTCGCCTCACAGATCTGCGGCACCGAGATCTCCCAAATCAACTTTGTGGACCGGGACCGCCAGTGGAACAAGGCGACCAACCCGCCCACTCCCAAGGAGATGCCCCGCGGCGGGTCTTTCTGCAGCTACACCATTCTGGAAGACGAGTGGATGGTGGTGGAGAACGTCAGCGAGGACGACCGCTTCCAGGAATTTCCCTTTGTGAAGGAAGATCCCCAGGTCCGCTTCTACGCCGGGGTGAATCTGAAAAGCGAGGAGGGTTATAACGTAGGTACCATCTGCGTACTGGGCTTTGAGTCCAAACGACTCGAAGACTGGCAGTTGGAAAGCCTCAAAACCCTCGCCCGGGAGGTTGAGGGACGTCTCGAACTACGCCGCAATCAACACGAGCTGGAGGAGAAAAACAAGGAACTCGAGCGGAAGACCACCTTCCTGGAAAACTCCACCGACCTGGTCATGATGGTCGATCCGACAACCTACACCATCTCCTCCGTGAGCGGGCGGGTGCATGAGACCCTGTCCTACCCATCCGAAGAGCTCCACGGGATGCCGCTTACCGACCTTGCCGGCGACGACAAGCTGCGAGAAGCCCTGGACGGATGGAATCCGGGGAAGGATGGCGAGTTTGAGAACGAGTTCCAATTCCTGGACAAATCGGGCAAGGCCGGCTGGCTGCGACTGCATATCAACGAAAAGAAGAACAAGCTCTATGTCACGGCACGGGATATAACCCGCCGTAAACGCCAGGAGCAGCAGATCGAATCCTCCCTGGAGGAGAAAAAAATCCTGCTGGCCGAAATCCATCACCGGGTCAAGAACAACCTGGCCATTATCTCCGGTATGCTGCAGCTCGAACTCTACCAAACGGAAAGCGAGGAGACGCAAAAGATTATCGGTAACAGCCAGATGCGCATCCAGTCCATGGCCGAGGTGCACGAGCTGCTCTACCAGACGGGTGATTTCAGCAATGTCCCACTCCACACATTTGTGGACAAGCTGGTGAAGAACATCACCCGTCTCTACAGCACGGAGAATCGGGAAATTTCGGTTGAGGTGGAGGTATCTGACGTGAAGCTCAACGTCAACCAGGCCATTCCCGCTGCCATCATTATCAATGAGCTGGTGACCAACGCCTGCAAGCACGCCTTCGAAGACCGTGAGCACGGACAGGTGAAAGTGACCATCCGGGAAACCGGCAACCGCATCAGCCTTGCCGTATCCGACAACGGCGGGGGACTGCCCACTGACATCGACCCGGCCTCGCAGGAGTCCATCGGCTTTTCCCTGGTCAACGAGCTCACCCGCCAGCTCGAGGCAGAACTGGAGGTCGAGCGGGAAGACGGAACCGCTTTTATAATCTCTTTTCCCATCCGCGAATCCAAAGGATCCAGCAGTTCGCTCCAACTTACCTGA
- a CDS encoding Na-K-Cl cotransporter, whose product MGNSSSGKPEHVVQASKDGLGAFGGVFTPSILTILGVIMYLRFGWVVGNVGLLGSLLIVTLATGITLLTAFSIAAIATDQRVRIGGAYYMISRSLGIESGGAVGIPLYIAQALSVSLYTIGFAESVVGVFPALDITWVGVITTVVVAAVALVSARAAIRAQYVIMFAIALSLISLIFGSPVESTTIELWGAADRNSEPFWSVFAVFFPAVTGIMAGVNMSGDLRDPNRSIPRGTFAAIGVGYVIYMGLIVLLAMRADALSLIEDPLIMRKIAYWGDSILLGIWGATLSSAVGSILGAPRVLQALARDKILPDFMKFLGKGSGPDDTPRYGTVFTLCIALVAVWFGNLNLIAPILSMFFLTTYGVINAAAGIETLLDSPSFRPKFKVHWGFSLLGAVGCVAVMVLINLSATVVAALFVLMIYLWLERRQMKSVWGDLNRGIWMAVIREALMHIGTDFEPKSWRPHPIVLSGAPRKRWHLIDFASSITQNRGMLTVATIVTDEDFDETRLENMTDHIQEFLRKRSIHSLVKVNAASDPFEGSLNLVESYGLGKLVPNTIILGASENPGVRDRYCDMISELYRKKRNLILIRDNGEEEVYGNKGRIDLWWGGLKGNGGLMMILAYLLQESIPWRNAVVRVKMILDDGEADEDVRRNLRRIINTIRIDAEIDIIHQQGRTFSRILHDSSSDADLILLGMAAPGDDFRAYYENLQGMTRDLPTTAMVLAGQEISFGEVLIQKDTMTG is encoded by the coding sequence TTGGGAAATTCATCTTCCGGCAAGCCTGAACATGTAGTACAGGCCAGCAAAGACGGCCTGGGCGCCTTCGGCGGCGTTTTCACGCCCTCCATCCTGACCATCCTGGGGGTCATTATGTACCTTCGTTTCGGCTGGGTGGTAGGCAACGTGGGCCTGCTGGGAAGCCTGCTTATCGTCACCCTCGCCACCGGCATCACCCTGCTGACGGCTTTCTCCATTGCGGCCATCGCCACCGACCAGCGGGTACGCATCGGGGGCGCCTATTATATGATCAGCCGCTCGCTGGGCATCGAATCGGGAGGGGCCGTCGGCATTCCCCTCTACATCGCACAGGCCCTCTCGGTCTCCCTCTACACCATCGGCTTCGCCGAAAGCGTGGTGGGCGTTTTCCCCGCACTCGACATCACCTGGGTGGGCGTCATCACCACCGTCGTTGTGGCGGCCGTCGCCCTGGTCTCCGCCCGCGCTGCTATCCGGGCTCAGTACGTGATCATGTTTGCCATCGCCCTCTCCCTGATTTCCCTGATCTTCGGCAGCCCGGTGGAGTCGACCACCATCGAGTTGTGGGGAGCGGCCGATCGCAATTCCGAACCCTTCTGGTCGGTCTTTGCCGTCTTCTTTCCGGCCGTCACCGGTATCATGGCGGGGGTGAACATGTCGGGCGACCTTCGCGACCCCAACCGCTCCATCCCCCGAGGCACTTTTGCGGCCATAGGAGTGGGCTACGTGATATACATGGGACTTATTGTGCTGCTGGCCATGCGCGCCGACGCCCTCTCCCTGATCGAGGATCCGCTCATCATGCGCAAGATCGCATACTGGGGTGACTCCATCCTGCTGGGCATCTGGGGCGCCACCCTCTCCAGTGCCGTGGGCAGCATTCTCGGTGCTCCGCGTGTTCTTCAGGCCCTGGCACGCGACAAGATCCTTCCCGATTTCATGAAGTTTCTGGGCAAAGGCTCCGGCCCGGACGACACCCCGCGGTACGGCACCGTATTCACCTTGTGCATCGCCCTGGTGGCCGTCTGGTTCGGCAACCTGAACCTGATCGCCCCCATCCTCTCCATGTTCTTTCTGACCACCTACGGCGTGATCAACGCGGCGGCGGGCATCGAAACGCTGCTCGACAGCCCCTCCTTCCGGCCCAAGTTCAAGGTGCACTGGGGTTTTTCGCTGCTGGGCGCTGTGGGCTGCGTGGCCGTAATGGTGCTCATCAACCTGTCGGCCACGGTGGTCGCCGCCCTCTTTGTGCTCATGATCTATCTCTGGCTGGAGCGGCGCCAGATGAAATCGGTATGGGGCGACCTGAACCGCGGTATATGGATGGCGGTGATACGCGAGGCCCTCATGCACATCGGCACCGATTTCGAGCCCAAGAGCTGGCGTCCCCATCCCATTGTGCTCTCCGGCGCGCCGCGCAAGCGTTGGCATCTCATAGATTTTGCCAGCTCCATTACCCAAAACCGCGGCATGCTCACCGTGGCCACCATTGTTACCGACGAGGACTTCGACGAAACGCGCCTGGAAAACATGACTGACCATATCCAGGAATTTCTGCGGAAGCGCTCCATCCACAGCCTGGTGAAGGTAAACGCCGCCTCCGATCCCTTCGAAGGTTCCCTCAACCTGGTGGAGTCGTACGGCCTGGGCAAGCTGGTGCCCAATACCATCATACTTGGCGCCAGTGAAAATCCGGGGGTGCGAGACCGCTACTGCGATATGATCTCCGAATTATACCGCAAGAAGAGAAATCTGATTCTGATCCGCGACAACGGGGAGGAGGAAGTCTACGGGAATAAAGGCCGCATCGATCTCTGGTGGGGCGGGCTCAAGGGCAACGGGGGACTGATGATGATCCTGGCCTACCTACTGCAGGAGAGCATCCCCTGGCGCAATGCGGTGGTCCGTGTGAAAATGATTCTGGATGACGGGGAGGCGGACGAGGACGTGCGCCGCAACCTGCGCCGCATCATCAATACCATCCGCATCGACGCGGAGATCGACATTATCCACCAGCAGGGCCGCACCTTCTCGCGCATCCTGCACGATTCCTCCTCCGACGCCGACCTCATCCTGCTGGGCATGGCCGCTCCGGGAGACGATTTCCGCGCCTACTACGAAAACCTGCAGGGTATGACGCGGGACCTGCCCACCACCGCCATGGTCCTTGCCGGCCAGGAGATCTCCTTCGGAGAGGTACTTATCCAGAAAGACACCATGACCGGTTGA
- a CDS encoding CPBP family intramembrane glutamic endopeptidase — translation MLYSAALSLPLIGLIATSDSLMTVMTHPGSMTGSLRAMAFGPEAVGILLVTALVKTALAEEILFRGFLAKRLIAWLGYARGNLLQAVFFGALHSALFYAISSNLLLLFVIFLFPTVGASEPSQVNLVTLHESGYFLPAAPVWLEVSQ, via the coding sequence GTGCTCTACAGCGCCGCACTCTCGCTTCCCCTGATCGGGCTGATCGCTACATCCGATTCTCTCATGACGGTCATGACCCATCCGGGAAGTATGACGGGCTCCCTGCGCGCCATGGCCTTCGGACCGGAGGCAGTGGGCATCCTGCTGGTGACGGCCCTGGTTAAGACCGCCCTTGCCGAGGAGATTCTCTTCCGGGGCTTCCTGGCCAAGAGACTCATCGCCTGGCTTGGATACGCACGGGGCAACCTACTTCAGGCCGTGTTTTTCGGAGCCCTCCACTCGGCGCTCTTTTATGCCATCAGCAGCAACCTTCTCCTTTTATTCGTAATATTTCTCTTCCCCACCGTGGGCGCAAGTGAGCCTTCGCAGGTAAACTTGGTAACATTGCACGAATCTGGGTACTTTCTGCCTGCGGCCCCGGTATGGCTGGAAGTGAGCCAATGA
- a CDS encoding class I SAM-dependent methyltransferase: MHLDPLRRYFPLQYDKPDPAFVAAQLRRPHGEFAGKIAAKMDEVNTPLFELTAGAMELDGAEKVLEIGFGSGRNFARLLEKHPELKLCGLDYSTEMVQSARELHEGAVEAGRLEVREGSSDGMPYPDDTFDKVYCNMVIYFWEEPDPHLREIRRVLKPGGSFYTGLRTRESMHQLPFIEHGFTLYGVTDWSTVLQRNDFQPAGIHTSLDPPFEEAGQTLRMESVCLAATASP, from the coding sequence ATGCACCTTGACCCGCTCCGTCGCTATTTCCCCCTTCAATACGACAAGCCCGACCCGGCCTTCGTCGCCGCCCAGCTGCGCAGGCCTCACGGGGAGTTCGCCGGCAAGATCGCCGCGAAGATGGACGAGGTCAACACGCCCCTTTTCGAACTGACAGCCGGGGCTATGGAGCTGGACGGAGCCGAAAAGGTGCTCGAAATCGGCTTCGGCAGCGGACGTAATTTCGCCCGTCTCCTGGAGAAGCACCCCGAACTGAAGCTGTGCGGGCTGGACTACTCCACCGAGATGGTCCAATCCGCCCGGGAGCTGCACGAAGGGGCTGTTGAAGCTGGACGCCTTGAGGTTCGGGAAGGATCCAGCGACGGGATGCCCTACCCCGACGACACCTTCGACAAGGTTTACTGCAATATGGTGATCTACTTCTGGGAGGAGCCCGACCCGCACCTGCGGGAGATCCGCCGGGTGCTCAAGCCCGGGGGCAGCTTCTACACCGGGCTGCGGACCCGGGAGAGTATGCACCAGCTTCCCTTCATTGAACACGGCTTCACCCTCTACGGGGTAACAGACTGGAGCACCGTGCTCCAGCGCAACGACTTTCAGCCGGCGGGCATACATACGAGCCTTGACCCTCCCTTTGAGGAGGCCGGCCAGACCCTGCGCATGGAGTCGGTATGCCTGGCGGCCACAGCCTCGCCGTGA